CCGCTCGTCACCGAGCTTCTCCCGCAGCCGCCGCGCGTCGTCCAGCAAGCCCTGGGCGCGGTAGACCTGCGGGATCTTCCTGTCGGGTTCGTGGCGGCGGATGTGCTCCACGTAGCCGCCGAGGATGGCGGCCTCCAGGCTCTCCGAGCCGGTCAGGTGGTAGGGGACGAGCAGGAAGCGCTTGGCGCCCAGCCAGGGGTGCCGCGTGGTGACCTCGGCCAGGTCGGCCCGGTCCAGCGCGCCGGGGTGCCCGTCGAGCAGGGCGTGCAGCACCGCCATGAAGTGGCTCTTGCCGGAACCGAACGAGCCGTGCAGGTAGGCGGCCTTGGAGCTGTGCTCGTCCAGCGCGGACTTGATCAGGCCGAGCGCCTCGCCGAACGCCACCCGCAACTGGGGTGTGACGACGTAGCTGCTCAGCGCCTGGTCGCGCTTGGTGTCGACGCCCTCGGTCAACTTGAGGACGAAGTCGCCCCGGTGGACGCCCGTCGGGATGTCGATCAGTTCCCGGAGCAGCGGCGCGGTGCTCGGCCCGGCGGTGGTCACGCTGGAGAACCCCCTGGTTCGCATTCTGTCGAAACCGACGGTAGCCGCACCGCCGTGGTGAGGTGAACCGGACCGGCCGGTTCACCTCGTGTCGTTGCCGAACCGCGGTGTGCGGCGTTCCGGCCGGTTGATGTCTCGGTAGTCGTTATAGGACTGGGGTCACTCTCCGTTTCAGCCCTCACCCGTTTGGTCGAGCACCTTCGTCGTTCGCCGGTGTTCGCACGCGTTCGCTATCGTGTCCGGTGTGACCGCAGCAGCGACTCCGGGGCCTCGGCGAGGTCAGGGAGGGCCGTCGTTCTCCGACGCCTCGCCCGCTGTGGTGCGCGGGGCGCTGATCCCGGAAGAGGCCGCCGAGTTCGACCGGCAGTGGCGCGAGGTCATGGCCCGGGCGACCGAGTCTTTGGACCTCACCGAGGTGTTCCAGACGCTCGACTCCTGGCGGCGGGTGGCCCGGCTGACCGCCGCGCAGGGCGCCGAGGCGCACCGGGCGATGTACCGCCGCGCGGCCGGGAAGCTGACGGGTGACGGCATTCGGGCGGACGAGCCGCTGGCCACCACGAAAGCCCGGCTGGGGCTGGCGTAACCCGGCGCATGTACACCGTCACCACCGACGGCGACTCGCAGCCGCAGGTCGACGCCCTGCCACCGGACGCCTTGGCCCCGTTCGCCGAGGCCCGGGCCATGCTCGAAGTCGCGCCCTGGAACGGCGACCCCTACCACCGGCACAAGCCCGACAGCCCCATGCGCGCGCTCACGTTCGGCCCGGACGGCCAAGGCGACCTCGTCTACCTGATCCTGGACGACCAGCGACGGGTCGACCTGCTGACGGTGCTCTGGCTCGGCTGACGCGAACGGTGTCGTCGACCGGCGCAGGGTAGCCCCGCCCCCTGCGCCGGTCGTGAGCCGGTCACCGGACTCACGACCGCGCAAGGGGCAGTGGGGCGAACAGCCGCCGGGCGGCGAAGAACGCGACGCTGGTGAGCACCCCAGGCATGGCCATGAGCGACAGCACCACCCAGGCGACTGCCGGGTAGCGGACGGCCTCGCCGGCCGGGCCGCCGGTCGCCGACGAGAGCCCCACCACCAGCCCGACACCGGAGAACACCGTGAAGAGCAGGCCGAGCCCCCAGATCACGCCGAGCGACCTGCGCGTCGTCAGCGCCTCGGGCAGGTCCAGGTACTCGCCCGTCAGGTGCCGGCGCGCACCGCGGAGCACGGTGGCCGCGATGAACACCTGGACCACGCCGGTGGCGGTGAACGTCCAGCTGAGGAAGCCGAGCGCCGGGTGGAGCGGGGGCAGTCGGTCACCGAGCAGCACGACCGTCGGAGTCAGCAGGACCCCTGCGATGAGCAGCCCCGTGCCGAGCCGCCCGCAGGCCCTGCGGACCTCGTGCGCACGGGCCGCCGGCATCCACACGTGGCGCTGGGGCGGCGGTGGCAGCGGGTAGGTCGCGAAACCGGGCCCACCCGCGGTCGGCGTCACCGCCGTGTCCTGGCGGATGGCAGGGGGGACCGGGTCCAGGAGACGGCGACCCACGAAGAACAGGACACCGGTCAGCACCGGGGGCGCGGCCAGCAGGCACAGCTGCGCCCAGACCGCGACCGTGAAGCGCACCTCCGGGTGGAGGGGATCGCCCACCTGGCTCACGACCGTGCCGAAGAACAGGAAGCAGGCCAGGGACGAGAAGACCACCGCCGTGGCCCACATCGCGGCCAGCAGCCGCGTGGTCCTCCGCGCGCCCGCCGCGTCGAGGTAGCCGTCCCGGAGGTAGGACCGGACTCCCATCAGGCCCAGGGCGGCGTAGAGCACGGTGAGCACCGAAGCCCCGCCGATGATCCACGCCATCGTGTTGATCGGGTGGTACGCGGTCGGGAGGCGCAACCCGAGCAGCACGATCGCCGTCGCGAGCACGACGCTCACGACGGCGAACAGCCGGCCCGTCGAACCGCAGGCGGCGTGGACGTGCCGGGCGCGGGGCTCCGAGAGCCATACGAGCGGCGGTGGCCCCGGTGCCGGTCGGATCACGACCCCGGCCGCCAGTCCGACTCGTCGCCATCGGTGGCGCTGGCGTCCGCCATCGCCGCGGTGTCGGGCATCGCCCAGTCCGAACCGAGGTCGTGGACCTTCTGCGCGATCGCCATCTGCTCGATCTCGATCGTGTTGAGCTGCGACTGCATCGCCAGGACCGCCGCGCCGATGAGCGCGATGGCCACGCCGCAGGCACCGCTCAACACGGCGATCCCCACCGGGGTGCCGATGACGGTGCACGCGCTCGCGATCGCCCCGACGGCTCCGACCACGAACGCGCCCAGGGCGAACCACATGGCCATCTGGAAGGACTCGATCGCGTTCGCCAGGCTGGTGAGCGAGGTGCGCAGCTGGTTGGCGATGTCCTTGACCGCGGTCAGACCGGCCGGCTGGGCGGGCACCACGGCGTGGTAGGCGCGGGCCGCGCGCCCCTCCCACTCGACGGTCGTCCGGAGCTTGTCGAGCCCGAGGGTGCCCGCGACGTCGCCGAGCACGTTGCCGACCCGCACCACCCACTGCTCGCCCACCTGCTTGAGCCGGTCGGGGTCCCCCCACTGCTCGATCAGGTGGCCGACGTGGTCCCAGAGCTCCGCCACCTTCTCCGACAACAGCCGCATGCCCAGGACGATGGGGGCGACCATGTGCTCCAGCGGGGCCGGCACCCAGCTCAGGAGGTGGTCGACCTGGTCGAAGAACTCCTTGACGTTCTGCTGGGCGTCCTGCGTCTTCTGCTCCACCTGCCGCACGAGCGGGTTCACCGCGGGCCCCCTTCGCCGTGGAGGCGGTCCATCGCCAACCGGTTGGCCTCTTCTTCGCTCTCGTAGGTGTTCGCGGCGGCGTGCAGGCTCTCGCCGAGGCCGCGGAACGCTTCGACCGCCTTGGCGAGCACGTCCTCCAACGCCACGCGGGCGTCCTCGTAGGTGTGGTGCATGCCCCGGTCCGCCGCCCACTGGGACATCTCGGTGTCGGCGATCACGAGGCCACCGATCGCGGAACGGGGACCGTCCAGGTTGTCGGCGGCGGCCGTCCACAGGGCGGCGTCCGCGCGCATGGCTTCGAGCGCGACGGAGATGTCGGTCATGGCAGCAACCCCACTCGGCGCAGCAGCGTGTTCGGATCGCTCACCAGCGCGGTCAGTTCAGCGATGGCAGGGCTCTGCGGTCCTCGTGCGAGGTCGGCGGGAGCACTGCGGGCCCGGAGCGCCCGGAGCACTTCCACGAGTTCCTGCTCCAGCTCGCTGTCGCGCGCCGCGTGGGCCCAGCCAGGGTCGACGGCGACGTCGAGCACCTGCCCGCGCTGCGCGGTGCCGCGCACGTGCCCACCCCGGCTCTCCGCGGTCACCGGCCGGTCGACCACCTCGGAGACCTGCCGCGTGAAGCGCTCCAGGTCGGCCGTGACGGCATCCATGAGCCGCGTCGCCTCGGCCAGGGTGATGCGCGAACCGTCGTGCTGTGGAGCCGGCGGCGCGGGTGGTTCCACGACCACCGGCCGCTCGACCTGCTTCGCCAGTGCCCGCATGGTCGCCTCGTTCATCGCGGACGTGACGGCCGAGCCCAGGCTCCTGGGATCGACGGCCTGCCTCCACCGCGCCGCCAGCGCCACCGCCAGCACGTCGGCCGAGTCGTCGACCGTCACGGTCACGACACCGCTGGAGTCCGTTGCCCGCAGGCCGTCGGCCACGTCGGGAGCAGCTTCCTGCCTCCGACGTGGCCGGCGGTCCTCTTCGTCACCTTCTTCGAACCCGAAACTGAATGTCTCGGCCACGTCGCCCCCCGCAATCCGTAGTCAATCGACTCCGGACTGTAGTGGAGTGACGCGGCGAGGCGCAGCCGAACCCCGGATCACATGCCGGTGGGCACCTCGAAGCGGGTGCCCCGCTTCTGGCCCGTCTGCACGAGATCACCTCGCTCGACCAACTGCTTGAGCAGCGCTCGGGTCGCGGTGGTCGGCAAACCCGTGAGTTCGGCGGCCTGGGCCGTCGTCAACGGGCCGCTGCTCGCGAAGTCCAACACCACCTGGAACTGCTCCGAGGTGAACGAGACGTCCACCTTGGCGCGGCGAGGTGCGGCGACCGGCTTCGCGTGCCCGGCCTTGCGCGGCAACGGTGAGACGTCCACCCGGGCGGACGGCTGCCACGCCGCGAGGTCGGACTTCGCGATGTGCAACTCGCCGAGTTGGTTATCGAGGAATCCCTGGTAGACCACGTAGGGCGATTCGCCGATCGCCGGGTCCACGTTGCCGTGCCACTGCTTCACCCACGGCAGCACCTCGTTCAGGCCGGCGAGGAGCGGCAGGAGGCGGTCGCGCTCCCAGCCCTCTTCACCTTGGCGGTGGCTGATGAGGACGGCGAGCGCGTGCGCCTGTTCCCGGTGGTTCCAGCCCGCCCAGCCCAGCAGCAGGCTCCCGTCACCGTCGCGAGTGGCGGTGGGGTAGGAGATGAACCTTTCCTTCGGGACGTCGAGCTTACCGCGGTGCCGCCAGTAGGAATTGCGCAGGAAATCGCCCGAGCCGTACTTCGGGGGGACCGGGATCGTGCCGAGCCTTTCGGCGACGGCCATGCGCACGGCCGGGTCCGCGACTTCCTTGCCCAGTTCTGCGGCGATGGCGTCCTCTTGGCGCTGGAGGTCCCAGACGTGCTCCCAGTCGGCGCGCTTGCGCAGGCCGGCGGGCTTGTAGCGGAGGACGGGGAGGAAGGGGACGTGCTCCTCGTCGACCAGCGCGGCGACGATGTCCGCGAGGTCGATGTCCTGGCTGCCCAGGGTGTCGGAGGCCCAGAAGCGGGCGACCTCGGTGAAGTCGGCGTCGTTGCGCATGAGGTCGGTCAGTTCGGAAACCGAGCGCGTGGTCGGCTGCTCGACGCCGTAGGCGTCCTCGGCGAACCAGAGGTGACGGGCTTCGAGGCGGTCCTGGAGCCATTCACGCAGGGCGCGCTCCTGCTGCTTGGCCCACGGTTCGGTGGCCCAACGGCGCTTGCACTCGGGGCGCTCGATGAGCGCGATGTCCCGGCGCTTCTCGATGAGCGCGATGCGGGCTTCCACCACGCGGCGGTAGTCGTCCGGCCAGTGGGCAGGCAGCTCGGTGATGGGTGTGGAGCCGTGGCGCGCGAACCACTGCGTTTCGGTCTCACCGGCGGCCACCTTGCGGGCGAGGATGATCTCGAAGGCCCGTTCGCCGAGGTTAAGGGCGGGAACGGTGGCAGGGTCGGGAATGACCACCTCGGCGGCTTCGGCGTCGGAGAGCAAGCCGTAGCGCTGGTAAACGTCCCAGTCCAACTCCTCCTGCTCGGTGATCATCCGTGCGCGAAGGTCTGTCCAGTCGGTGTGGGCCTGGTTAAGGAGAGCACGACGCGGAACCTGGGTGTTGGCTGCAGTCTTGGGCGACGACGCGGACGTTCGCTGCGCCAGATCGTCCAGACGCCAAGCGCGGGCAAGCGGTAGCTCCTTGGGCAATGGGAACTGCTCCAGCTTGGTTCCTGTGAACTCGTAGAACCGCTCCCACTCCTGTGACTTGAACCCCTCGTTTACGCCTTGACTTCCCTTGTCGTGGCTGACCTGCTTCATCCAAAAGCAAGCGCAAGAGGAGTTTAGGAGTCCAAGGAGTTTCAGGTAGTCATCCTCGGCGGCGTCGGACAGCAGTTTGATCACCGGTGCGGACTGCTTGAATACTTTACCGCCACGATCGAGCACGAAATGATTATGGGTGGCGACAAACGCGAATGAGAGCGAGAAGGGCATCTTGTATCGGTTGGCGAAAAACATGCTGTGATCGAGCCAGCGCAAGCCGCGTTCGTGTGGGTGCTGTCCGAAATCCATGCGCATGCGGAGGTTTTGGCGTAGCGGCCACATTCGTCGCAGCAGTTGTGGCGTTGGAGGAGTTGTCTTCCCCGTGTCGGTGTACGGGAACAGGGTGGCGGTATCACTCTTGATCGCATAATCGCGAACTTCATCACCTAGGATTACGGGAACGGACTCCTTGTCGAGACCGTGTCGAGCAATTGCGGCGACAGGAAGATAAAATGCCTCATCGAGGCCGGTGTGTGTTGTCCTTCCGATCTCAATGTCAAGATCGGTTAGTCGGGCTTCATGACTGTCAATTAGTTCCATGAGTGTGTCGGCGCCGCCGCCACTAAGGGACCAAGGGTGCTGGTTGAGCCGTTCGCGAGGAAAGTCGGTGACGCTGATCCACTCTGACTCGCTGCCGGGATTGTCGACTTGCTTCTTGATTGCGGTCCACACCAGACCATTGGCGGGTACTGCTGGCTCTGTAGGTTCTCCTCGAACGCCCAGAACTGCACGTACTGCGTGACCTCGGTCAGGAAAGCGTCGGCGGCCAACCAGAATCACCGTGGGTGTCCCGTGGTCCGGTATGAACGCGCCCGATGTGTCGATGACGTGAGTGAGATCAATCGTTGGGAAGAAGTCCTTGATGAGCTTGGTGCCGAACTCGCGCTTCATGAAGCCGTTCGACGTGATCTGTCCGACGAACCCCGCGCCGCGCCGGTCGGAGCTTCCACGTCGCGCCAGTTCGAAGAACCGCTGGGCGAACGGCACAGTGAGTTGGAACTGGCGATGACAGGCCGTGTACTTCCTGCGGTACTCGTGATTGAGCGCTGTGTCGCTGACCGTGATATAGGGAGGGTTGCCTACAACGACGTGGTAGGAGCCCTCATCGAGCAGCGTGGGGAAGTCCTCGACATCCTCCGACGTGAGCTTGAGCCCTACCGCCTCGTCCATCCCGTCGAGCGTTCCGCGCTTGTTGGCCAGTAGAGAATCGCCGATCGCGACGGTGACCGCCCAGCGTTGGCCCTCCGCCTGTCCGATGGTGCGCACACCAGCCACCCGCCACGCCGCGAGAGTGAGGCGGAAGCGGGCGATGGCGACCGCATACGGATTCAGGTCCACGCCGTGGACCGAGTCGAGAGCCTTGCGGGCTATCTCCGTCTCGCTCAGGCTCGGGTTCTGCTCGCGCCAGGCGTCCACAAGTCGATGGAACGCGCCCAGCAGGAAGTGGCCCGACCCGCACGTCGGGTCGATCAGTCGGAAGCCTTCCAGGCCGAACTCTTCCAGCGCTGGCATCAGCGTGTAGTCGAGGATGAACTCCTCGACAAACTCGGGCGTCTGGAGCAAGGCGTACTTGTCCTTCGCCGCCTGCGACATGTCCTGGTAGAGGTCGCCGAGGAAGCGGGTGTTCCACGTGTCGTCGCGGAAGTCGTGGATCAGCGAACCGTCCGACCGGCGGGACCGCCAGAAGGTGATCAACGCCTTAGCGCCGTCGTGCGACATGGGGATGCGATAGGCCGGGTTGTGCTCCCGGTCGAACAGGGCCGTGCCCGCGTCGCTGCGCCGCAGCGAGTCGAAGCCATGCTCGATCCAGTCCGCGTCGGTGGCGTGCGGCTGCTGGTGGAAGAACGCGGTCTGCGAGTCCTCGGCCTCGGCGAGACGGTCACCCGGTCCCGACAGCACGGGGGCGATGAGGCCGTTGTCCTCGGACCACCGCACGAACACCGTGCCCAGCACCCATGCCACGGCCGACTGGGTGACCTGCTCGGCGAGGAACGTGCCGAACGTCGCCGAGGTCAGCGTGGCCTTGTGCAGCTCCTCCAGCCGGGCTTTGACCTCGGGTAGCCGTTCGACCTGCTCACGCAGGTCTTCCTCAAGCGTCAACACCTGCTTCTGCAGGTCGGCCAGCAACTTCTTGTCGGGATCAAAGGAGGGCGGCGTCACGAGGAGCCAGGTTAGGGGAGCGAGGTGGTCCGGACGGCACAACCACCCCACTCGCAACTCAGTCGTTCTTCAGCGAGCGTACGAAGGCCCGGAACGAGTCCGCGGTGATCGTGAAGTCCCCTGCCTCAGGATGCTTCGAGTCCCGGATGCCGACCACCTGCGCCCCGAACGCGACTTCGACGCAGTTTTCGTTGCTGGTGTAGCTGCTCGTCCGCCATGTGGGCGCTGTCATCAGTGCTCCGCCTCACCCTCCGTCGAGGCCGTTGGCGATGGATACCATCAGGTGAACCGACTTCCGCTCATCCAGCGCCACGGTCATGAGCTTCTCCGCGGTGAGCCTATAGAGCTGCACCTGTCGGTAGTCGTCAACGAAGAGGCTGGTCACGCTGTCCTCCGTGTGGACGATGGTGGAAGCGTCGGGGAAGTCGAGCATCGAGAACTGGCCGGACAACCCAGCGTGCAGCCCGACCAAGGCAGGGACGACACGGATCGAGACCTTCGGGCGGCTGGACAGCGTGATCAGGTGGCGGAGTTGGGCGGCCATGACGCCGTGCGCCCCCGCGCGCAGCCGCAGTGCTGCCTCGGAGATGATCAAGTGCAGTTGCGGCGGCACCGGCCTGTTCAGGATGTTCTGACGTGCCGCGCGCTGCGCGACGCGCGCCTCGATGTCGGCCTTCTCCTGATCGAACACCAGGGAGTTGAGAGCCGCACGGGTGTAGTCGGGAGTCTGAGCGAGGCCCGGCACCAACATCAACTCATAGTTCGTGATCGTGGTCGCCCGCATCTCGAAGTCCCGGTAGGTGCGACTCCGCACCGGTGAGATCTCGATGTGGCCTGTGCGGCCACTGCCCCGAGCTTCGTCCAGCAGGCGGTGGCGCTCGGGGCCGACGACGCCGAGGAAGGTCAGGATCGAGGCGACCTCTTCCACGTTCGGCTCGCGCTTGCCGTTCTCCAAGCGGCTCAAGGTGCTGATCGACACCCCCAGCGCCCCGGCGACGTTTTGCAGGTTGTGCCCGGCGGCACGGCGCAGGCGTTCGAGTTCGAAGCCGATCCGCCTGGTCGCGACGCTGCTCTGCTGCTTCGACACCGTCTCCCCTTGTCACGGACTGAAATATTTGTGCGGTTCGCGTGAATGCTTAGCCTGGCCCTTTCGAGCTACTGCAAATCATTGCGGAAACTGAAAGGGGATGCGAGCCTCGGTCGGGTGAACAGTGTTGAGGACGACCGTGTGGTCCGGTTGCACATGAAGGAAGTGCTGGTGGGCGTGCTGCGCAAGCCGGACAGCACGGCGCTGGAAATGGCGCGTGCGGAGACGTTCCGCTTGATCGGCGCGGTGCTGACGTGCCTGAACGCCCACCCGCTCAGCAAGGAGGGGTGGTGCCCGGCGTGCGATTCGGCGGACTGCGGACTGCGTCGGGACGTGCGGCTGGCGCTGCTGCCGTTCGACCACGTCGTGGACCAAGCGGGCCGTCATCGACTGTCGTCCTGAGGGCATCCCGATGACACCCGAGAAGCCCGTCGAGGACATGACGGTGGCGGAACTCCTGACCAACCAGGTCGATCAGGAGTCCGTCGAAGCCGATCAGCCGGTCAGGCCCAGCAACTCCGACACGGCGTGAACGAGCCGCTGGGGGTCGGCCGGGCTCAGGGTGGACCACTCCCGCCCGTCGCCGGACGGTCGGCGGGTGAACTGCCACCGCCCTTCCGGGGTGTCGTAGAACGACACCGCGTACGGGCCGCGCCTCCTCGGCCCGGGCCCGCCGTGCAGGGGCGGGCGGACCGCCGCGCCGAACTGGCCCATCCGCTGCACGTTGCCGAGGACCGAGCCGATCTTCTGCGCGTCGGGCCGGGACAGGCCCGTGTCCCGCAGCGCGTTCTCCAGGCGGGTGGCGGATTCGCCGGCGGCAGCCGCCGCCCGTTCCAGGTCCGCCGCGGGGACGCTGATGGACCGTGACCGGGGAGTCGGGTGCGGAGGCAGCAGCGCCACCAGCGACGCGGCGAGCGTGCTCTCGTCGATCCGGCTCAACACCAGCGCGTCCGCGGTCAGCACGGCCGACACCGCGTGCCCGCGTCGGGCCGCCGCGACCGCGCGGACCCGTGGGCCGGAGTCCAGTCGCAGCCGGGCGTCGACCTCGCGGTCCGGACGTGCCAACAACTCCAGCGAACCGGCCAGGCGGGCGTCCAGTCCGCCGCGCTCGACCAGCCCGCGTGCCTCCAGCGAGCGCCACGCGTCGTTGAACAACGCGCGGCGCTCGTCCAGCGTCGCGCCGTGGGAGGGGATCGACAGGATCGTCGGGTACTCGCCCAGCTTCAGGTGGTCCCAGCACAGCTCGAACTCCAGCCGGGACAGGGTGAACCTCACGGGCCGTCGTCCCCGATCACCGGCGGCGCGACTCGGGGCATGGAGTCCTGGCCCCACACGTCGTCCAGCTCTTCCAGGTAGGGCGCGGTCTTGTGCTCGATGTCGTCCTCACCCTGAGCGCCTTGTGGTGCGCCGGCCATGCCGCCCACCATCGGGCCGCCCGCCGCACCCCTCGCTCCTGCCGCAACGCCACCGGTGCCGGCGCGGCTGGCGTGCTGGTCTCCGGCGATGCCGGAGGACGAGCCGGGACCGAACGGCAGGCCGCCGTGACCGGGCTGCCCCGGAACGCCGGGCAGGCCGCCGCCGAACCTGGGCGACCCACCGGGGCCGTTGCCGCCGAATCCCTTGGGAACGCCCGCACCGGTGCCCTTGCCGGGCGGGTTGCCGCCGGACGGGGTCCGCCGGTCGTGGAAGTCGGGGACCGGGTTCCGCCTGATCATGCCGGGTGGTACCGCGACCGGGGGTTGCGGCGGTCCGGGCGTGTAGGGCGGGGGAGTGATCGGTGTGGGGCCGGGTCGAGGTGCGACGACGTCCGGTGTCGTTCCGACCGCCGAGGTGTTGGTGTCGCCGCCGGTGGGCGCGATCGCCGGGGGAGTGCTCACCGGTGGCTGAAACTGGGGCGCGCTGGTCCGGCTCGGGTCGGTGGAAGCGGACGTGCTCCACTGGCCGTCCGAGAACTGCTGCGAATACCGGCTCTGCGCCTCGGACTGCTCGAACTTCGGCTCGACGACCTGCGTCGTCACCTGGGGCGGCGGCGTGAACGTGCCCAGGAGGTTCACCGCCGAGGACGCGCCGTCGCGGTAGCCGTTCATCACCCGGACCGCTTCGCGCTTGGCCTCGTTCGCCTGCTGCTCCTGAACGTCCTGGTCGGTCTGACCGCCGACCAGGTGCGTGAAGCCGGCCGGGATGCCGAAGAAGTCGTCGTTCGCCGTGGAGGTGACCTCGACCGGTTCCGGCATCCGCGTCTTCGCGCCGCCGTAGTGGGAGGTCTGGGCGGAGAAGGCGTGGTGCGTCTCGACGCCGGCGACGCGGGCGTCCTCGGCCCACTGCACCAGCGGAGCCGCGCTGCTGGTGAACTTCTCGCCCGCCGCGCCGACCCAGACCGCCCCCGCGTCCCGGATCGCCGACTCCAGTTCGCTCTTGGCGTTGCCCATCACCGCGCGGAAGCTGTTCCAGGCGTCGTCCACGGCCTGCGCTGCCGAGTGGCCCGGCCCGCCGTGGATATTCTCGTAGAGCTGCTTGTGTGACTGCGCGTCGAAGTTGTGGTTGCCTATCCCGCCCATCGAGCTCTCCCCCTTACTTCAACAAGTTCTGCATGGCCGCTTCCGCGAGCTTTCGCGCCCCGTCGCAGGGCTCGGGAAAGCGGTCCTTGAAACTCTGACTGACCGAGAACGCCGCGACGAGATACTGGCCGTCTGCCGTATCGACCATGACGTCGCAGGCTTCGGAGTCAGATGGCAATGTCACCGTGATTGCGCGGAACCCGAGGATTGGTTCGATCTCCGTCGGCTGCCCGGTTCGTTTGCCGCCGGTCCACTCCTCGATGCCTTCCTTGGTCACGGGGGTCAGGCGGTTGCTCGCTCCGGTCACGGTCCACGAGCAGGCCGTCGTCTTGTAGAAGTCGCTGGTGACAGTCCTGCCTGGACGGTCGATCTTCAGGTCGGGCAACTGCTCGGCTGTCAGCAGTTCGCATGGCTCCACGCCGTCGAACCTGATCTCACGAGGTCGAGTCGATGACGGCTTGGTCGACGTCGAGGAAGTCTCCGACGACGCAGTCGTGGATTCTGCGGGAACCGGCTTTCCCGCTGACGGACTGCACGCTGCCGTGAACGCCAGTATCGCCAGTACACCGACAAGAGGTCGACGCATGGTGTTCAGAGTCCCCTGTCCTGCCTCATGGTCGCGGTGTTGACGTCCTCGACCAAGTTGTAGGTCTTCGCGGCTTGGTCGAGTTGATCGATGCTCAAGCCGAGTTGGTCAATGAACTTCCTGGTCACGTCGATCGCCGTGGTGGCGTTCTCGGCGAATGTGTTCGCTGCGTCGCGTGAAACGTCGTCATCGGCGACCGATCGTCCCCGCAGGTTCTCGCGCTGGCTATCCACGAAATCTTGGACCGTGTCGCGGACGGCTTCGTAGCGGGCCTTGAGGACCAGAATCCGGCCCGGCTCGACCTGCATGGTCACCGGTCCGGACGTCGGGGCCCCCGTCTCGCCGGCTCCGCCACCACCACTCGCCATGAACGGCATGAGTCTCCCCTTCTCCTGCCCCGACCACGGTGTGCACGTGAGACGTCGCTGTGCGTACCCAGGTTCCCACACGGCGAAGCTGCCGAGTGGTGGAACCCGGCAACTCAGCCGACGAGCGAAGAAGGTATCCCGGCCGGAGGCCACGGGGACCGGGCGATGATCCATTCCTCCGCTGTGTTCACCCTGATGAAGTAATCATTGATGCGAGGAACCGTCGTTTCGTCACCGGCCGGGCACAGCAGCACCAATGCGTCCGGTCCCGCCAACCCGCCATCCTCCGCGCCGTAACGGGCTCGCTTGGTCAGGCGGTCCAGCAGTGCCTGTCCGGCCGGGTACCTGCCGAGCGGCGTCAGGGCGTCCAGCGCCAACACGGGCTGCCGCGTCCACTCCCGCTCCAGCGCTCCGCACGCCAGCTCCACCACCCGGTGCAGGTTCAGCTGCTCCCTGCTGCCGGAGTCGGCGGCGTCGGCGCGGAGCACGCGGTCGAAGTCGGGAATCCGGTGCTCCCTGGCGACGTCGCGCAACGCGGCCACGAACGCCGCCGTCACGTCCACCACCGGCACGCCCAGCGCGGCCTCCACCGCGGCCCGTGCCTGCGCCCAGCGCTTGCGCCGCGCGGTGATGATCCGCACCCCGCCACGCTGCGCCGCATCCACCAAGCGGGCGTCCACGTCGCTGGCGGCGGTGCCGGGGACGATCGGGTGGTGGCTCAGCGACCCCGTCGACGAGGACACGCGCGTCACGCCGGTCGTCTCGGGCGTGCGCGGGCGGTAGAGCTCGCCGTCCCAGGACACAGGGAACCCGGCCTCGGTCAGCAACTCCGCCAGATCCCGGCCGGTCGGCAGGCGGTCGAGGCCGGGGAACCGGTTGTCCAGCCGCTGCTGCACGCCGTCTGCAGTCAGGCCGCCCTCGGGCATCCCCGCGCCCGCCTGCGCCAGCCGGAGCGCCCGCACCACGGGCAGGTCTCGCGGGTACAGCTCCAGGCGGAGGTTCGCCAGCACCGTGCCGGA
This region of Saccharothrix longispora genomic DNA includes:
- a CDS encoding DUF6247 family protein; this encodes MTAAATPGPRRGQGGPSFSDASPAVVRGALIPEEAAEFDRQWREVMARATESLDLTEVFQTLDSWRRVARLTAAQGAEAHRAMYRRAAGKLTGDGIRADEPLATTKARLGLA
- the pglX gene encoding BREX-2 system adenine-specific DNA-methyltransferase PglX codes for the protein MTPPSFDPDKKLLADLQKQVLTLEEDLREQVERLPEVKARLEELHKATLTSATFGTFLAEQVTQSAVAWVLGTVFVRWSEDNGLIAPVLSGPGDRLAEAEDSQTAFFHQQPHATDADWIEHGFDSLRRSDAGTALFDREHNPAYRIPMSHDGAKALITFWRSRRSDGSLIHDFRDDTWNTRFLGDLYQDMSQAAKDKYALLQTPEFVEEFILDYTLMPALEEFGLEGFRLIDPTCGSGHFLLGAFHRLVDAWREQNPSLSETEIARKALDSVHGVDLNPYAVAIARFRLTLAAWRVAGVRTIGQAEGQRWAVTVAIGDSLLANKRGTLDGMDEAVGLKLTSEDVEDFPTLLDEGSYHVVVGNPPYITVSDTALNHEYRRKYTACHRQFQLTVPFAQRFFELARRGSSDRRGAGFVGQITSNGFMKREFGTKLIKDFFPTIDLTHVIDTSGAFIPDHGTPTVILVGRRRFPDRGHAVRAVLGVRGEPTEPAVPANGLVWTAIKKQVDNPGSESEWISVTDFPRERLNQHPWSLSGGGADTLMELIDSHEARLTDLDIEIGRTTHTGLDEAFYLPVAAIARHGLDKESVPVILGDEVRDYAIKSDTATLFPYTDTGKTTPPTPQLLRRMWPLRQNLRMRMDFGQHPHERGLRWLDHSMFFANRYKMPFSLSFAFVATHNHFVLDRGGKVFKQSAPVIKLLSDAAEDDYLKLLGLLNSSCACFWMKQVSHDKGSQGVNEGFKSQEWERFYEFTGTKLEQFPLPKELPLARAWRLDDLAQRTSASSPKTAANTQVPRRALLNQAHTDWTDLRARMITEQEELDWDVYQRYGLLSDAEAAEVVIPDPATVPALNLGERAFEIILARKVAAGETETQWFARHGSTPITELPAHWPDDYRRVVEARIALIEKRRDIALIERPECKRRWATEPWAKQQERALREWLQDRLEARHLWFAEDAYGVEQPTTRSVSELTDLMRNDADFTEVARFWASDTLGSQDIDLADIVAALVDEEHVPFLPVLRYKPAGLRKRADWEHVWDLQRQEDAIAAELGKEVADPAVRMAVAERLGTIPVPPKYGSGDFLRNSYWRHRGKLDVPKERFISYPTATRDGDGSLLLGWAGWNHREQAHALAVLISHRQGEEGWERDRLLPLLAGLNEVLPWVKQWHGNVDPAIGESPYVVYQGFLDNQLGELHIAKSDLAAWQPSARVDVSPLPRKAGHAKPVAAPRRAKVDVSFTSEQFQVVLDFASSGPLTTAQAAELTGLPTTATRALLKQLVERGDLVQTGQKRGTRFEVPTGM
- a CDS encoding DUF397 domain-containing protein, whose product is MTAPTWRTSSYTSNENCVEVAFGAQVVGIRDSKHPEAGDFTITADSFRAFVRSLKND
- a CDS encoding helix-turn-helix domain-containing protein: MSKQQSSVATRRIGFELERLRRAAGHNLQNVAGALGVSISTLSRLENGKREPNVEEVASILTFLGVVGPERHRLLDEARGSGRTGHIEISPVRSRTYRDFEMRATTITNYELMLVPGLAQTPDYTRAALNSLVFDQEKADIEARVAQRAARQNILNRPVPPQLHLIISEAALRLRAGAHGVMAAQLRHLITLSSRPKVSIRVVPALVGLHAGLSGQFSMLDFPDASTIVHTEDSVTSLFVDDYRQVQLYRLTAEKLMTVALDERKSVHLMVSIANGLDGG
- a CDS encoding ESX secretion-associated protein EspG, translating into MRFTLSRLEFELCWDHLKLGEYPTILSIPSHGATLDERRALFNDAWRSLEARGLVERGGLDARLAGSLELLARPDREVDARLRLDSGPRVRAVAAARRGHAVSAVLTADALVLSRIDESTLAASLVALLPPHPTPRSRSISVPAADLERAAAAAGESATRLENALRDTGLSRPDAQKIGSVLGNVQRMGQFGAAVRPPLHGGPGPRRRGPYAVSFYDTPEGRWQFTRRPSGDGREWSTLSPADPQRLVHAVSELLGLTG